Proteins encoded within one genomic window of Trichoplusia ni isolate ovarian cell line Hi5 unplaced genomic scaffold, tn1 tig00003326, whole genome shotgun sequence:
- the LOC113507849 gene encoding LOW QUALITY PROTEIN: lysine-specific demethylase 3A-like (The sequence of the model RefSeq protein was modified relative to this genomic sequence to represent the inferred CDS: inserted 2 bases in 2 codons; deleted 1 base in 1 codon) has product MSWSLLHSLGSSRGAPAPEHERLRAPPSERAYYSPPGHPPSHPAHPSHPAHPSTRPPATSPADYHSQHARISIPTKPDKSTSHPSLPKGEPNFAPYNYPPYRYDKLKDQHLPAPPPLVPEKNSVIVKHDPKQIHLEQKHPYPSKPRSEPNPHYLPSRTYRTGPSPHAPPHPHPTLQTSPHAALPAQDKNARRMYQPPPPRSPAYYQTVPPPVKPKVSSPAPPHIYGKPPCNSPGPGPGPAHYAVAVEPPMPHAKVEQPPVPYPPPYAQRTRPPPPAHSRTPEPRPPQRAVVDSNSTSPCQLQPLDLGMVRDDPDRLSPRRRGATDTPEADAKRRRLEEPPAPEPLIAAAAGAGRTPHGSEPAPQAPGPPCDVRVPSADGSVATPERAAGASPAPHLTPAASPAPATPVPPVAASPPAAAAPPPAPTPPAPPATPPVTPGTEDSAAKAAQSPRDGASGAPVRHLGKKAWLQRHETAPIGEGDCSGGGGTCITLPMTITRVSEPDDSSSNIVVPVAAKSIQRGARKTSKPRKPKEANGRVDDAEEDSSSSDRESTAPPKRKPPKAKRKKGAVARKASDESKRKKASESGSESDKESDDKDSDSGGSGSGSGSTSSRRGGAGRARGRRTRGGGRGGRRRDEPPRRAAAGSPASRAAPDSFLQNGPCFEVAPRLAKCRECRWSPAQRDKDMPNIFCRFYAFRRLKYAKNRQLAIAGFSDPYKDAEEDDKKLWLSSSAGAAELDIEMSCFLLREIGDQFCELLQQEKEAESHHLNDDKTIAWKRVVQGVREMCDVLRNYLFNFHWTCGKCGFVVCLDCYKSRTSGAKTASVTTETNNTANANSNGERDSSGDWLTCTSGGAHPARRLLLTQIXAGGALGAAAXRAHALRSAFSLPPCACGAAPAPAPNTKATARRLLAKALLKNVKKEDVKEETAPANGSSPVKSENGKTGSSVVSWLSDLPLKTEAEDEKSESSSSDSEEGGNFSTLRELLIRPAPEGGETQPKKKQKKNKSDILDDVISSVVEEKKDEDGEVKPFALANVVKRYDRSGRSREELPIRIMTLTESKLLYPDVPHAWLCDGKLLHLTDPMHPGNYKPFQDQWKRGQPVLVSDVSTILDKDLWSPESFSRDFGDTRVDLVNCASGLVVPYQLGRKFWDGFDLAAKRLRDERGAPMVLKLKDWPPGEDFAELLPARFDDLMRALPLSEYTSRTGKLNLAARLPECFVRPDLGPKMYTAYGGAGGTTNLHLDVSDAVNVMVHASAPGDAQERAREAARAAEEAGVDVLSRRRARVKPPAALWHIYAAKDADKIRDFLVRAELERGARPLPQHDPVHDQTWYLDAALRERLYREYGVEGYAILQCPGDAVFIPAGAPHQVRNLLDCIKVAEDFVSPENVSRCFELAQQFRRLSRQHSNKEDKLQIKNIVYHAVKDSLCCLEEALAEAK; this is encoded by the exons ATGTCGTGGTCGCTACTGCACAGCTTGGGGTCGAGTCGCGGTGCGCCCGCGCCGGAACACGAGCGCCTGCGTGCGCCGCCCAGCGAGCGCGCGTACTACTCCCCGCCCGGACACCCGCCCTCGCACCCCGCGCACCCGTCGCATCCCGCGCACCCCTCCACCCGGCCGCCAGCCACCTCGCCCGCGGACTACCACTCTCAACACGCCCGCATTTCCATCCCTACTAAACCAGACAAATCCACGTCCCACCCGTCCTTACCTAAGGGGGAACCTAACTTCGCTCCCTACAACTATCCTCCCTATCGATATGACAAACTCAAGGACCAACACCTACCGGCGCCGCCACCGTTAGTCCCCGAGAAGAACTCTGTGATAGTAAAGCACGATCCCAAACAAATTCACCTCGAACAGAAGCATCCTTACCCGAGCAAACCTCGGAGTGAGCCCAACCCACATTACCTTCCATCAAGAACATACAGGACGGGTCCATCACCACATGCGCCGCCACACCCGCATCCGACGTTGCAGACATCGCCACACGCTGCTCTGCCCGCACAAGACAAAAATGCACGGCGGATGTACCAACCCCCGCCTCCGCGGTCTCCCGCGTATTACCAAACAGTACCACCCCCTGTCAAACCGAAGGTGTCGAGTCCTGCGCCACCACACATATATGGCAAGCCTCCGTGCAATTCACCGGGACCAGGACCCGGTCCAGCACATTACGCTGTCGCTGTCGAACCTCCCATGCCACACGCCAAGGTAGAGCAGCCCCCGGTCCCGTACCCACCGCCCTACGCACAACGCACCCGGCCACCTCCTCCCGCACATTCGCGTACCCCCGAGCCGCGTCCTCCACAACGCGCGGTCGTAGACTCCAATTCTACGTCGCCTTGCCAGCTGCAGCCGTTAGATCTGGGTATGGTGCGTGATGACCCTGACCGTCTGTCGCCAAGACGTCGTGGTGCAACAGATACCCCTGAAGCCGACGCCAAACGGAGAAGACTTGAAGAACCACCAGCGCCTGAACCCTTGATTGCGGCGGCCGCTGGTGCTGGTCGGACTCCTCACGGATCTGAACCAGCGCCACAGGCGCCAGGCCCACCTTGTGACGTGCGAGTTCCGTCTGCTGATGGTAGCGTGGCAACGCCAGAGCGAGCTGCTGGAGCGTCCCCAGCCCCACACCTAACGCCGGCGGCGAGTCCAGCGCCGGCGACACCCGTCCCCCCTGTGGCCGCGTCACCCCCGGCCGCAgcagcgccgccgccggcccCCACGCCACCCGCGCCGCCGGCCACGCCACCCGTAACGCCCGGTACTGAAGATTCCGCGGCGAAGGCAGCCCAGTCCCCACGCGATGGGGCTAGCGGTGCGCCTGTCCGACATCTCGGCAAGAAGGCCTGGCTACAGAGACACGAAACCGCACCAATCGGTGAGGGTGATTGTTCAGGAGGTGGCGGCACGTGTATAACCTTACCTATGACGATTACAAGAGTATCAGAACCTGACGATTCAAGTTCAAATATAGTCGTGCCCGTAGCTGCCAAGTCAATCCAGCGCGGTGCGCGTAAAACTTCAAAGCCGAGAAAGCCAAAGGAAGCTAACGGACGCGTCGATGACGCCGAAGAAGACAGCTCGAGCTCCGACCGTGAATCTACAGCACCCCCGAAGCGTAAGCCACCAAAAGCTAAACGGAAAAAGGGTGCAGTCGCACGAAAAGCTAGCGACGAGTCTAAAAGGAAGAAGGCTTCTGAAAGTGGGAGTGAAAGCGATAAGGAGAGTGACGACAAAGACTCTGACTCCGGCGGTAGCGGGAGCGGAAGCGGTAGCACGTCTAGCCGTCGCGGCGGTGCAGGCCGAGCGCGAGGCAGAAGgacgcgcggcggcgggcgcggcgggcggcggcgggacGAGCCtccgcggcgcgcggcggccggctCGCCCGCCTCGCGCGCGGCGCCCGACAGCTTCCTGCAGAACGGGCCGTGCTTCGAGGTGGCGCCGCGCCTCGCCAAGTGCCGCGAGTGCCGCTGGTCACCTGCGCAGCGCGACAAAGACATGCCCAACATCTTTTGCCGTTTCTACGCGTTCAGAAGACTGAAGTACGCCAAAAACAGACAGCTGGCTATCGCCGGCTTCTCGGATCCCTACAAAGACGCTGAAGAG GATGACAAAAAGCTATGGCTATCGTCTTCCGCTGGCGCTGCTGAGTTAGATATCGAGATGAGTTGCTTCCTTCTGAGGGAGATCGGAGACCAGTTCTGTGAACTGCTACAACAGGAGAAGGAGGCTGAATCCCATCACTTAAATGATG ATAAGACGATAGCATGGAAGCGAGTCGTACAGGGTGTTAGAGAAATGTGCGATGTTTTGCGAAACTACTTGTTCAACTTCCATTGGACTTGCGGCAAATGTGGCTTCGTCGTTTGTTTGGACTGTTATAAG tCTCGGACATCCGGC GCGAAAACTGCCAGCGTTACAACTGAAACGAATAATACGGCGAATGCAAACAGCAACGGCGAGAGGGATTCATCGGGTGA TTGGCTGACGTGCACGTCGGGCGGCGCGCACCCGGCGCGGCGGCTGCTGCTGACGCAGa gggcgggcggcgcgctgggcgcggcgg ggcgcgcgcACGCCCTGCGCTCCGCCTTCTCGCTGCCGCCCTGCGCCTGCggggccgcgcccgcgcccgcgcccaaCACCAAGGCCACGGCCAGGCGCCTGCTCGCCAAGGCGCTGCTTAAG aaTGTTAAAAAGGAGGATGTTAAAGAGGAAACGGCGCCCGCCAACGGCTCGTCGCCGGTTAAGTCAGAAAACGGCAAAACCGGCAGCTCAGTCGTTAGCTGGCTGTCTGACCTGCCGCTCAAGACTGAAGCTGAAGACGAAAAATCAGAATCTAGTTCTTCCGATTCAGAGGAAGGCGGCAACTTCTCCACACTACGAGAACTGCTCATCCGGCCGGCGCCAGAGGGTGGTGAAACACAacctaagaaaaaacaaaagaagaacaAGAGCGATATCCTTGATGACGTTATATCTAGCGTCGTTGAAGAGAAGAAGGACGAAGACGGCGAGGTGAAACCATTCGCGCTGGCCAATGTTGTGAAGCGGTACGACCGCAGCGGCCGCAGCCGGGAGGAGCTGCCCATACGCATCATGACGCTCACGGAGTCCAAGCTGCTCTACCCCGACGTCCCGCATGCGTGGCTCTGCGACGGCAAGCTGCTGCACCTTACTGACCCCATGCATCCTGGCAATTATAAACCATTCCAG GACCAGTGGAAACGTGGTCAACCAGTTCTAGTCTCAGACGTATCAACCATTCTCGATAAAGACTTATGGAGTCCCGAGAGTTTCTCTCGTGACTTCGGTGACACTCGTGTCGACTTGGTGAATTGTGCGTCCGGTTTAGTAGTGCCGTATCAACTGGGTAGGAAATTCTGGGATGGATTTGATCTAGCCGCTAAGCGGTTACGTGACGAACGCGGTGCCCCAATGGTGCTTAAACTGAAAGACTGGCCGCCGGGCGAAGACTTTGCGGAACTCCTCCCGGCGCGCTTCGACGACCTAATGCGGGCGTTACCCCTCAGCGAATACACATCTCGCACCGGAAAACTAAATCTGGCCGCGCGGCTACCGGAGTGCTTCGTGCGACCCGACCTCGGACCCAAGATGTACACGGCGtacggcggcgcgggcgggacCACCAACCTGCACCTGGACGTGAGCGACGCCGTCAACGTCATGGTGCACGCCAGCGCGCCCGGCGACGCGCAGGAGCGAGCGCGGGAGGCGGCGCGTGCGGCCGAGGAGGCCGGCGTCGACGTGCTGTCCCGCCGCCGCGCCAGGGTCAAGCCGCCCGCCGCGCTCTGGCACATCTATGCTGCTAAGGATGCCGATAAAATCCGTGATTTCCTAGTCCGAGCTGAATTAGAGCGTGGAGCGAGACCTCTACCTCAACATGACCCCGTGCACGATCAGACTTGGTACCTGGACGCCGCGCTGCGCGAGCGCCTGTACCGGGAGTACGGAGTGGAGGGCTACGCCATCCTGCAGTGCCCCGGCGACGCCGTGTTCATCCCGGCGGGCGCGCCGCATCAAGTGAGGAACCTTCTAGACTGCATCAAGGTTGCCGAGGACTTCGTGTCGCCCGAGAACGTCTCTCGGTGTTTCGAGCTCGCGCAACAGTTTAGACGGTTGTCTCGCCAGCACTCTAATAAAGAAGATAAGCTACAGATTAAGAATATTGTGTACCACGCGGTAAAGGATTCTCTGTGCTGCCTAGAGGAGGCGCTCGCCGAAGCCAAGTGA